A portion of the Labilithrix sp. genome contains these proteins:
- a CDS encoding L,D-transpeptidase family protein: MVRRVLALCAVLSLLVTSHAAGAPAPKKVTRVLIQKKAHTMKLLAADGTEVQSYTVAIGPGGLGPKRQEGDMTTPVGRYHVTTRQPSKYKIFLGIDYPTAADWKRFNALKASGELPKEATIGGAIGIHGPPVSVPDVLKPAVKLRDWTAGCIAVNDDEITEVASLVKDGTVVDIED; this comes from the coding sequence ATGGTTCGCCGTGTCCTCGCTCTCTGCGCCGTCCTCTCCCTCCTCGTCACGTCGCACGCCGCCGGCGCCCCGGCGCCGAAGAAGGTCACCCGGGTCCTGATCCAGAAGAAGGCCCACACGATGAAGCTCCTCGCCGCCGACGGCACGGAGGTGCAGAGCTACACGGTCGCGATCGGACCGGGCGGGTTGGGGCCGAAGCGGCAGGAGGGCGACATGACGACGCCGGTCGGCCGCTACCACGTCACGACGCGGCAGCCGTCGAAGTACAAGATCTTCCTCGGCATCGACTACCCCACCGCGGCGGACTGGAAGCGGTTCAACGCGCTGAAGGCGAGCGGCGAGCTCCCGAAGGAGGCGACGATCGGCGGCGCCATCGGCATCCACGGCCCGCCCGTCTCGGTCCCCGACGTCCTCAAGCCCGCGGTGAAGCTCCGCGACTGGACCGCCGGCTGCATCGCCGTGAACGACGACGAGATCACGGAGGTCGCGAGCCTCGTGAAGGACGGCACCGTCGTCGACATCGAAGATTGA
- a CDS encoding helicase, with translation MTAGITALLGPTNTGKTHHAIERMLEHPTGMIGLPLRLLAREVYDKVTARVGESRVALVTGEEQRVPRRPSYWIATTEAMPVHRDVDFLAVDEVQLAAHAQRGHVFTSRLLSARGTQETWFLGAATMRGVLRELTPAAKQVEHPRLSSLRFAGATPLARLPPRSAVVAFSTPHVYELADRLRKRRGGAAIVLGALSPRTRNAQVAMFQAGEVDCLVATDAIGMGLNLGVEHVAFAATRKFDGKDVRDLDEAELGQIAGRAGRWIHDGTFGTVTPLGLPDGVTHAIETHGFAPVRRVQWRSDDLDFSSVAALRASLAEPPARPILRHASAAEDARLLALLADRDAVRARARGDGVRLLWDVCTVPDFRKLMLEVHADFLESLFVELADRGRLRDEWIERQVRELERPAGDVEELVARIASVRVWTYVANRATWLDAAEAWEARTRQLEDRLSDALHERLVARFVDAKKKHAPPRSPQRASSRSSVDDVYLTPAPDPSHPFAKLAALRSSVAAGASDRPSLPGSPAWVEDVIAAAHANLALQADGQIMHSATNRAVGRVARGSSIAVPAVRLATEDLGAGAKSRLQRRLLAFTRDLVAELLGGVGDLATKSAPAPLRGFVHRLEQGLGTALEPDVADVLAMLDAESRASLEAAGVVFARGVVYVASGLAPAAVAARVALAAAWFGAGKGLVPPSGGAVSFAPSRGFERAAYVAIGFPVVGPRAIRADVVARLVAAEALEEAEAATWIGASRGDTRKVLAGLGLAQGS, from the coding sequence ATGACCGCCGGCATCACGGCGTTGCTCGGTCCGACCAACACCGGCAAGACGCACCACGCGATCGAGCGCATGCTCGAGCACCCCACCGGCATGATCGGCCTGCCGCTGCGGCTCCTCGCGCGCGAGGTCTACGACAAGGTCACCGCGCGCGTCGGCGAGTCGAGGGTCGCGCTCGTCACGGGGGAGGAGCAGCGCGTGCCGCGCCGTCCCTCGTACTGGATCGCGACGACGGAGGCGATGCCGGTCCATCGCGACGTCGACTTCCTCGCCGTCGACGAGGTGCAGCTCGCCGCGCACGCGCAGCGCGGGCACGTGTTCACGTCTCGCCTCCTCTCCGCGCGCGGGACGCAGGAGACGTGGTTCCTCGGCGCGGCGACGATGCGCGGCGTGCTCCGCGAGCTCACGCCGGCGGCGAAGCAGGTCGAGCATCCGCGGCTGTCGTCGCTCCGCTTCGCCGGCGCGACGCCGCTCGCGCGCCTCCCGCCGCGGAGCGCGGTCGTCGCCTTCTCGACGCCGCACGTCTACGAGCTCGCCGATCGCCTGCGGAAGCGGCGCGGCGGCGCGGCGATCGTCCTCGGCGCGCTCTCCCCGCGCACGCGCAACGCGCAGGTCGCGATGTTCCAGGCGGGCGAGGTCGACTGCCTCGTCGCGACCGACGCGATCGGGATGGGCCTCAACCTCGGCGTCGAGCACGTCGCCTTCGCGGCGACGCGCAAGTTCGACGGCAAGGACGTGCGCGACCTCGACGAGGCCGAGCTCGGCCAGATCGCGGGGCGCGCGGGGCGCTGGATCCACGACGGCACGTTCGGCACCGTGACGCCGCTCGGCCTGCCGGACGGCGTCACGCACGCGATCGAGACGCACGGCTTCGCGCCGGTGCGCCGCGTGCAGTGGCGCTCCGACGACCTCGATTTCTCGTCGGTGGCGGCGCTCCGCGCGTCGCTCGCCGAGCCGCCCGCGCGTCCGATCCTGCGCCACGCGTCGGCCGCGGAGGACGCGCGGCTCCTCGCGCTGCTCGCCGATCGCGACGCGGTCCGGGCGCGCGCCCGCGGCGACGGCGTCCGCCTCTTGTGGGACGTCTGCACGGTGCCGGACTTCCGGAAGCTGATGCTCGAGGTCCACGCCGACTTCCTCGAGTCGCTCTTCGTCGAGCTCGCCGATCGCGGCCGCCTCCGCGACGAGTGGATCGAGCGGCAGGTGCGGGAGCTCGAGCGCCCCGCCGGCGACGTCGAGGAGCTCGTCGCGCGCATCGCGAGCGTGCGCGTGTGGACCTACGTCGCGAACCGCGCGACGTGGCTCGACGCGGCGGAGGCGTGGGAGGCGCGCACGCGCCAGCTCGAGGACCGCCTCAGCGACGCGCTCCACGAGCGCCTCGTCGCGCGCTTCGTCGACGCGAAGAAGAAGCACGCGCCGCCGCGATCGCCGCAGCGTGCGTCGTCACGATCGAGCGTCGACGACGTCTACCTCACGCCGGCGCCCGATCCGTCGCATCCGTTCGCGAAGCTCGCCGCGCTCCGCTCCTCGGTCGCGGCCGGCGCCTCCGACCGCCCTTCCCTCCCCGGCTCGCCGGCGTGGGTCGAGGACGTCATCGCCGCCGCGCACGCGAACCTCGCGCTCCAGGCGGACGGCCAGATCATGCACTCTGCAACCAACCGCGCGGTCGGCCGCGTCGCGCGCGGCAGCTCGATCGCGGTGCCTGCGGTGCGGCTCGCGACGGAGGACCTCGGGGCGGGGGCGAAGAGCCGGCTCCAGCGGCGCCTCCTCGCGTTCACGCGCGACCTCGTCGCCGAGCTCCTCGGCGGCGTCGGCGATCTCGCGACGAAGTCCGCGCCGGCGCCGCTCCGCGGCTTCGTGCATCGCCTCGAACAGGGCCTCGGCACCGCGCTCGAGCCCGACGTCGCCGACGTCCTCGCGATGCTCGACGCGGAGAGCCGCGCCTCGCTCGAGGCCGCCGGCGTCGTCTTCGCGCGCGGCGTCGTCTACGTCGCGAGCGGCCTCGCGCCGGCCGCGGTCGCGGCGCGCGTCGCCCTCGCGGCGGCGTGGTTCGGGGCGGGCAAGGGGCTCGTCCCACCGAGCGGCGGCGCGGTCTCGTTCGCGCCGAGCCGCGGCTTCGAGCGCGCGGCGTACGTCGCGATCGGCTTCCCCGTCGTCGGCCCACGCGCGATCCGCGCCGACGTCGTGGCGCGCCTCGTCGCCGCCGAAGCGCTCGAGGAGGCGGAGGCCGCGACGTGGATCGGCGCCTCGCGCGGCGACACGCGCAAGGTGCTCGCGGGGCTGGGGCTCGCTCAGGGATCGTAG
- the uvrC gene encoding excinuclease ABC subunit UvrC, with product MPAVIVGTDYSRERNVLPDVVTEKLDALPVQSGVYLFKDKKGAVVYVGKAKSLRSRVRSYFQDGNTDNRYFIPLLQRAVGDLETIVTGSEKEAAILENNLIKEHRPRWNVKLRDDKDYISLKLDPKDEWARLWVVRRPSFSPKETARYFGPYHSATAARRTLHLVNKHFQLRTCTDTEMRARKRPCLQHQIKRCPAPCVLEVDRSWYDEQVRAVAMFLDGRHDELSRELDQRMTDAARAMRFELAAVYRDQLAAIEKVREEQRVVSVDDVDRDVLGLHREGDLVELALLHIRHGRLADLCTFSIKNAEVPNEEVVAAFLAQHYAASEVADEGNLGSIDAATRAARRSRRMPDQAGAAPAADIALPIPDEIIVPVLPDAATGTAEWLSERAKHKVALLQPQRGPRVDLLRLANENAAHAFNEKRRASDDVQERLTQLKERLRLPTVPRRIECCDISHLAGKDTVGAVVAMLDGEPDKKRYRTFTVKGGAGAEGASKAVDGAPTPGSVEEDIDGMPVHVAGDDYRAMYEVLARRFRRGLKKQEEGEGAEQEWDLPDLFVVDGGRGQLAVALAAARDLGLHELPIVALAKEKESVMGDTLVDRVYLPGQKNPIPLKSHSASMFFLARARDEAHRFSNRARERLGKKKRMRSALDDVAGIGPRTKQALLMHLGSLKAIKAATDDAILAVPGVTRRHLKALRDAFPFAQN from the coding sequence ATGCCGGCGGTCATCGTCGGCACCGACTATAGTCGCGAGAGGAACGTGCTGCCCGACGTCGTGACCGAAAAGCTGGACGCCCTGCCGGTGCAGTCGGGCGTCTACCTCTTCAAGGACAAGAAGGGCGCCGTCGTCTACGTCGGGAAGGCGAAGTCGCTGCGGAGCCGCGTCCGCAGCTACTTCCAGGACGGGAACACCGACAACCGGTACTTCATCCCGCTCTTGCAGCGCGCGGTCGGCGACCTCGAGACGATCGTGACCGGCTCCGAGAAGGAGGCCGCGATCCTCGAGAACAACCTCATCAAGGAGCACCGGCCGCGCTGGAACGTCAAGCTCCGCGACGACAAGGACTACATCTCGCTGAAGCTCGATCCGAAGGACGAGTGGGCGCGGCTCTGGGTCGTGCGGCGGCCGAGCTTCAGCCCGAAGGAGACCGCGCGTTACTTCGGGCCCTACCACTCCGCGACCGCGGCGCGGCGCACGCTCCACCTCGTCAACAAGCACTTCCAGCTCCGGACGTGCACCGACACCGAGATGCGCGCGCGGAAGCGCCCCTGCCTCCAGCACCAGATCAAGCGCTGCCCCGCGCCGTGCGTGCTCGAGGTCGATCGCTCTTGGTACGACGAGCAGGTCCGCGCGGTCGCGATGTTCCTCGACGGGCGGCACGACGAGCTGTCGCGCGAGCTCGATCAACGCATGACCGACGCCGCGCGCGCGATGCGCTTCGAGCTCGCCGCGGTCTATCGCGATCAGCTCGCCGCGATCGAGAAGGTGCGCGAGGAGCAGCGCGTCGTCAGCGTCGACGACGTCGATCGCGACGTGCTCGGCCTCCATCGCGAAGGGGACCTCGTCGAGCTCGCGCTCCTCCACATCCGCCACGGCCGCCTCGCTGACCTCTGCACCTTCTCGATCAAGAACGCGGAGGTGCCGAACGAGGAGGTCGTCGCCGCGTTCCTCGCGCAGCACTACGCCGCCTCCGAAGTCGCCGACGAGGGGAACCTCGGCTCGATCGACGCCGCCACGCGCGCGGCCCGCCGGTCGCGGCGGATGCCGGATCAGGCGGGCGCCGCGCCCGCGGCCGACATCGCGCTGCCGATCCCGGACGAGATCATCGTGCCGGTGCTCCCCGACGCCGCGACCGGCACCGCGGAGTGGCTCAGCGAGCGCGCGAAGCACAAGGTCGCGCTTCTCCAGCCGCAGCGCGGGCCGCGCGTCGATCTCCTCCGCCTCGCGAACGAGAACGCGGCCCACGCGTTCAACGAGAAGCGGCGCGCGTCGGACGACGTGCAGGAGCGGCTCACGCAGCTGAAGGAGCGCCTCCGCCTCCCGACGGTGCCGCGCCGCATCGAGTGTTGCGACATCTCGCATCTCGCGGGCAAGGACACCGTCGGCGCGGTCGTCGCGATGCTCGACGGCGAGCCGGACAAGAAGCGGTACCGCACCTTCACCGTGAAGGGGGGCGCGGGGGCGGAGGGAGCGTCGAAGGCGGTCGACGGCGCGCCGACGCCGGGCAGCGTCGAGGAGGACATCGACGGCATGCCGGTGCACGTCGCCGGCGACGACTACCGCGCGATGTACGAGGTCCTCGCGCGCCGCTTCCGCCGCGGCTTGAAGAAACAAGAGGAGGGGGAGGGCGCGGAGCAGGAGTGGGACCTGCCCGATCTCTTCGTCGTCGACGGCGGACGCGGGCAGCTCGCGGTCGCCCTCGCGGCGGCGCGCGACCTCGGGCTCCACGAGCTGCCGATCGTCGCGCTCGCGAAGGAGAAGGAGAGCGTGATGGGCGACACGCTCGTCGATCGCGTCTACTTGCCCGGGCAGAAGAACCCGATCCCGCTGAAGAGCCACTCCGCGTCGATGTTCTTCCTCGCGCGCGCGCGCGACGAGGCGCACCGCTTCTCGAACCGCGCGCGCGAACGCCTCGGGAAGAAGAAGCGGATGCGCTCGGCGCTCGACGACGTCGCCGGCATCGGCCCGCGAACGAAGCAGGCGCTCCTCATGCACCTCGGCAGCCTCAAGGCGATCAAGGCCGCGACCGACGACGCGATCCTCGCCGTCCCCGGCGTGACGCGCCGCCATCTGAAAGCGCTCCGCGACGCGTTTCCGTTCGCACAAAATTGA
- a CDS encoding response regulator transcription factor: MGLRDALEFEGFAVISAGKGKDGVQLARAESPDALILDLMLPDINGYAVCEEVRRFSPFVPIIMLTARSQETDKIRGLDAGADDYVTKPFSVNELIARVRAIFRRASRSAASSPEIVEVGGAQVNFSTHSLKALGQEHALSFYEVELLRLLVERIGQPVSRDEILQKIWGLDASPTNRTVDNFIVKLRKKIEKVPDKPAHILTVYGYGYKLVSTAANAD, encoded by the coding sequence ATGGGGCTCCGCGACGCGCTCGAGTTCGAGGGCTTCGCGGTCATCTCGGCCGGCAAGGGAAAGGACGGCGTCCAGCTCGCCCGCGCGGAGAGCCCGGACGCCCTCATCCTCGACCTCATGCTGCCGGACATCAACGGCTACGCGGTCTGCGAAGAGGTGCGCCGCTTCAGCCCGTTCGTGCCGATCATCATGCTGACGGCGCGCTCGCAGGAGACGGACAAGATCCGCGGGCTCGACGCGGGGGCGGACGACTACGTGACGAAGCCGTTCAGCGTGAACGAGCTCATCGCGCGCGTGCGCGCCATCTTCCGCCGCGCGTCGCGCTCGGCCGCGTCGTCGCCGGAGATCGTCGAGGTCGGCGGCGCGCAGGTGAACTTCTCGACCCACTCGCTGAAGGCGCTCGGGCAGGAGCACGCGCTCTCGTTCTACGAGGTCGAGCTCCTGCGCCTCCTCGTCGAGCGCATCGGCCAGCCGGTGAGCCGCGACGAGATCCTCCAGAAGATCTGGGGCCTCGACGCGTCCCCGACGAACCGCACCGTCGACAACTTCATCGTGAAGCTACGAAAGAAGATCGAGAAGGTGCCAGACAAGCCCGCCCACATCCTCACGGTCTACGGCTACGGCTACAAGCTCGTCTCCACCGCCGCGAACGCGGATTAG
- a CDS encoding sigma 54-interacting transcriptional regulator, with the protein MSEFSTKTIIKPQTGIGAVRVVVVAGKARGASIEGRKVTVGRSRVADLTLGDPTVSEFHVEVSAHPEGIELRDLGSYNGTYYEGARVLHAVVARGSTVQLGESAMRVDASVDQAVPSTQDSFRDLIGRSPAMRELFGLLAKLAPTELAVFVEGPTGSGKELVARALHDESARAGRPFVVLDCAALPASLAESVLFGHAAGAFTGATETRTGIFESANGGTIFLDEIGELPLDLQPKLLRVLEKSEVMRVGEVRPRPISVRVVSATWRDLRRMVNQGMFRDDLYFRLAQTRVKLPALSERREDIELLAASFLRRLPRNAAVARSLSREALSELAQRDFPGNVRELKNVIERAAYMAEGPVIRPHDLAFERLLQRSAHAVETAAPDAEGEVLEFKGAKRTAVDDFERDYLMRLMTKTGGNLTTAASLAGIERHYLRTLLKKHGLHARD; encoded by the coding sequence ATGAGCGAATTTAGCACGAAGACGATCATCAAACCCCAAACCGGGATCGGCGCGGTCCGCGTCGTCGTCGTCGCGGGGAAGGCGCGCGGCGCGAGCATCGAGGGGCGAAAGGTCACCGTCGGCCGCTCGCGCGTCGCCGACCTCACGCTCGGGGATCCGACCGTCTCCGAGTTCCACGTCGAGGTCTCCGCCCATCCGGAGGGGATCGAGCTCCGCGACCTCGGGAGCTACAACGGCACGTACTACGAAGGCGCGCGCGTGCTCCACGCCGTCGTCGCGCGCGGCTCCACCGTGCAGCTCGGCGAGAGCGCGATGCGCGTCGACGCCTCCGTCGACCAGGCGGTGCCGTCGACGCAGGACTCGTTCCGCGACCTCATCGGCCGGAGCCCGGCGATGCGCGAGCTCTTCGGCCTCCTCGCCAAGCTCGCGCCGACCGAGCTCGCCGTCTTCGTCGAGGGCCCGACCGGGAGCGGCAAGGAGCTCGTCGCGCGCGCGCTCCACGACGAGAGCGCCCGCGCCGGGAGGCCGTTCGTCGTCCTCGACTGCGCGGCGCTGCCGGCGAGCCTCGCCGAGTCGGTGCTCTTCGGCCACGCCGCCGGCGCCTTCACCGGCGCGACCGAGACGCGCACCGGCATCTTCGAGAGCGCGAACGGCGGCACGATCTTCCTCGACGAGATCGGCGAGCTCCCGCTCGACCTGCAGCCGAAGCTCCTCCGCGTCCTCGAGAAATCCGAGGTCATGCGCGTCGGCGAGGTCCGCCCGCGCCCGATCTCGGTGCGCGTCGTCTCCGCGACGTGGCGCGACCTCCGGCGCATGGTCAACCAGGGGATGTTCCGCGACGACCTCTACTTCCGCCTCGCGCAGACGCGCGTGAAGCTGCCCGCCCTCTCCGAGCGGCGCGAGGACATCGAGCTCCTCGCCGCGTCGTTCCTCCGCCGCCTCCCGCGCAACGCCGCCGTCGCGCGCTCGCTCTCGCGCGAGGCGCTCTCCGAGCTCGCGCAGCGCGACTTCCCCGGCAACGTGCGCGAGCTCAAGAACGTCATCGAGCGCGCGGCGTACATGGCGGAGGGTCCCGTCATCCGCCCGCACGACCTCGCGTTCGAGCGCCTGCTCCAGCGCAGCGCGCACGCGGTCGAGACGGCCGCGCCCGACGCCGAGGGCGAGGTGCTGGAGTTCAAGGGCGCGAAGCGCACCGCGGTCGACGACTTCGAGCGCGACTACCTGATGCGGCTCATGACGAAGACCGGCGGCAACCTCACGACCGCCGCGAGCCTCGCGGGGATCGAGCGCCACTACCTGCGCACGCTGCTGAAGAAGCATGGTCTGCACGCGCGCGACTGA
- a CDS encoding serine/threonine protein kinase produces the protein MNGRYSILATLAKGGMGTVHLGRMKGNAGFARLVAIKQLHPHVSSDPELVAALFDEATLAAQIRHPNVVGTIDVVTANGTLSVVFDYIEGEALSGLIRLAADAGEPSLPRPIALAIVRGALRGLEAAHDARGDDGTPLGIVHRDVSPQNVLVGVDGLARVIDFGVAKALGRVGSTRPGEVRGKFSYMAPEQLMGKPATRQVDIYAMGVVLWELLTGKRLFAGEDQRAVTTAVIQNQVAPPSEAAPDAGIPPELDEIVLRATSGDLGRRHLSARELILDLEPFEKASDDDVGVWVRQIAAHRLAKRAEMVRATPRGESFSLDELMAELAKNPDTQTPMSEKSGSVAAVAVPFTQPSFAPPPLLVPAPVARRSRTRLVAIMLAATFGFSSAIVVGWLIVRERPLAPRFSAVAPSAPAPLPPPSVASVASVEEDVSEIELEEPVPVALGNDAGARTHVRKQRPRAPHPAAAASSTADPRSYR, from the coding sequence ATGAACGGCCGCTACTCGATCCTCGCCACGCTCGCGAAGGGCGGCATGGGCACCGTCCACCTCGGACGGATGAAGGGGAACGCAGGCTTCGCTCGTCTCGTCGCGATCAAACAGCTCCATCCTCATGTGTCGAGCGATCCCGAGCTCGTCGCCGCGTTGTTCGACGAGGCGACCCTCGCGGCGCAGATCCGTCACCCGAACGTAGTCGGCACCATCGACGTCGTCACGGCCAACGGCACGCTGAGCGTCGTTTTCGACTACATCGAGGGCGAGGCGCTGAGCGGTCTCATCCGCCTCGCGGCCGACGCGGGGGAGCCCTCGCTCCCGCGTCCGATCGCGCTCGCGATCGTGCGCGGCGCCCTCCGCGGCCTCGAAGCGGCGCACGACGCGCGCGGCGACGACGGCACGCCGCTCGGGATCGTGCACCGCGACGTGTCCCCGCAGAACGTGCTCGTCGGGGTGGACGGCCTCGCGCGCGTGATCGACTTCGGCGTCGCGAAGGCGCTCGGGCGCGTGGGGTCGACGCGGCCGGGCGAGGTGCGCGGCAAGTTCAGCTACATGGCGCCCGAGCAGCTGATGGGCAAGCCCGCGACGCGGCAGGTCGACATCTACGCGATGGGCGTCGTGCTGTGGGAGCTCTTGACCGGGAAGCGGCTCTTCGCGGGAGAGGACCAGCGCGCGGTCACGACCGCGGTCATCCAGAACCAGGTCGCGCCGCCGAGCGAGGCCGCGCCCGACGCCGGCATCCCGCCCGAGCTCGACGAGATCGTGCTGCGCGCGACGAGCGGCGATCTCGGAAGGCGGCACCTCTCCGCGCGCGAGCTGATCCTCGATCTCGAGCCGTTCGAGAAGGCCTCCGACGACGACGTCGGCGTCTGGGTCCGCCAGATCGCGGCCCACCGCCTCGCGAAGCGCGCCGAGATGGTCCGCGCGACCCCGCGCGGCGAGTCGTTCTCGCTCGACGAGCTGATGGCCGAGCTCGCGAAGAACCCCGACACGCAGACGCCGATGTCCGAGAAGAGCGGCAGCGTCGCCGCGGTCGCGGTGCCGTTCACGCAGCCGAGCTTCGCGCCGCCGCCGCTGCTCGTTCCGGCGCCGGTCGCGCGGCGATCGCGCACGCGCCTCGTCGCGATCATGCTCGCCGCCACGTTCGGGTTCTCCTCCGCGATCGTGGTGGGGTGGCTGATCGTGCGCGAGCGGCCGCTCGCGCCTCGGTTCTCCGCCGTCGCTCCGAGCGCCCCGGCGCCGCTGCCGCCGCCTTCGGTCGCGTCGGTCGCGTCGGTCGAGGAGGACGTCTCCGAGATCGAGCTGGAGGAGCCCGTCCCGGTCGCGCTCGGGAACGACGCGGGCGCGCGCACGCACGTCCGGAAGCAACGACCGCGCGCGCCGCACCCCGCCGCGGCGGCCTCGAGCACGGCGGATCCGCGGAGCTATCGATGA
- a CDS encoding tetratricopeptide repeat protein has protein sequence MTRRWLAALTTILVLLAPATARAQASPPPAKIQAEAFFNDARGLLDKGDVAGACDLFSKSQGLDPAVGTLLNLGSCYERLGRTASAWAAYQQAVSLANVQNQTQRAAIAKADAARLEPRLARLTIVVESPPPGLAVTRNGEVVDANVLDRAVPVDAGPQRVHASAPEHEPWDGTVNASDGAEATIKVPRLVKLEPAKPPPPPEKRTSYLPLGLEIGGGALLAGGLVFGGLSFSKWSDVEDRCPGATCASEDIRRDTNADVGSARTFAMVSTIGIAVGAVVLGAGIVLHLLDTGVTSAKTRSIRSFTF, from the coding sequence ATGACGCGTCGCTGGCTGGCGGCGCTCACGACGATCCTCGTGCTGCTCGCGCCTGCGACCGCCCGCGCGCAGGCCTCTCCTCCGCCGGCGAAGATCCAGGCCGAGGCGTTCTTCAACGACGCGCGCGGCCTGCTCGACAAGGGCGACGTCGCGGGGGCGTGCGATCTCTTCTCGAAGAGCCAGGGCCTCGATCCCGCGGTCGGCACGCTCTTGAACCTCGGCTCTTGCTACGAGCGCCTCGGCCGCACCGCGAGCGCGTGGGCGGCGTACCAGCAGGCGGTGAGCCTCGCGAACGTGCAGAACCAGACCCAGCGCGCGGCGATCGCGAAGGCGGACGCCGCGCGCCTCGAGCCGCGCCTCGCGAGGCTCACGATCGTGGTGGAGTCGCCGCCGCCGGGGCTCGCCGTCACGCGCAACGGCGAGGTGGTCGACGCGAACGTGCTCGATCGCGCGGTCCCGGTCGACGCCGGTCCGCAGCGCGTGCACGCGAGCGCGCCGGAGCACGAGCCGTGGGACGGCACCGTGAACGCGAGCGACGGCGCGGAGGCGACGATCAAGGTGCCGCGCCTCGTGAAGCTCGAGCCCGCGAAGCCGCCCCCGCCGCCGGAGAAGCGGACGTCGTACTTGCCGCTCGGGCTCGAGATCGGCGGCGGCGCGCTCCTCGCCGGCGGGCTCGTGTTCGGCGGGCTCTCGTTCTCGAAGTGGTCCGACGTGGAGGACCGCTGCCCCGGCGCGACCTGCGCGAGCGAGGACATCCGGCGCGACACGAACGCGGACGTGGGCTCGGCGCGCACGTTCGCGATGGTCAGCACGATCGGGATCGCGGTGGGCGCCGTCGTGCTGGGGGCCGGCATCGTCCTCCATCTGCTCGACACGGGAGTGACCAGCGCGAAGACCCGGTCGATCCGATCGTTCACGTTCTGA
- a CDS encoding peptidylglycine alpha-amidating monooxygenase, with the protein MNLVRTVVVLLALAGCGDGAALEATERDRAKGPDGGAEPIGTTPDGEPIVTTKTGLPCDVDAVLKPCQTCHGAQPAYGAGVPLVTWDDLQRPGPGGAGKVLDLVGQRIADDARPMPPSPNPRLTAEARATYDGWVKAGAPASDATCTGKAPEAGVKALSCTPDTVLTAKKDFVMEPGSALDQYVCFGVDVNLAKKRHITALAPKVDNAKIVHHILLFQSNTAVSGDPFPCEAFGSAAWKLVAGWAPGGDNLELPKEAGFPEEAGATHWVIQMHYNNATAKTGTDRSGYELCTTEDLRPNDAGVMALGSISFAIPPRSETTIRCDYAVDHRLNGATFFNASPHMHTRGASMTTERLPNLGRGTPEPVFEQKAFSFEAQANFPIDKKVQLGDVLRTRCGWKNPSDLTLGFGEGTNDEMCFNFIGYYPAVKELSIGVPFTWVTPATLSLCTPE; encoded by the coding sequence ATGAACCTCGTTCGCACCGTCGTCGTCCTCCTCGCGCTCGCTGGATGCGGGGACGGCGCCGCCCTCGAAGCGACCGAGCGCGACAGGGCGAAGGGCCCGGACGGTGGGGCGGAGCCGATCGGCACGACGCCGGACGGCGAGCCGATCGTGACCACGAAGACGGGGCTCCCGTGCGACGTCGACGCCGTGCTCAAGCCCTGCCAGACCTGCCACGGCGCGCAGCCGGCGTACGGCGCGGGCGTGCCGCTCGTCACGTGGGACGATCTCCAGCGGCCGGGGCCCGGCGGCGCCGGCAAGGTCCTCGACCTCGTCGGGCAGCGCATCGCCGACGACGCGCGGCCGATGCCGCCGAGCCCGAACCCGCGCCTCACGGCGGAGGCGCGCGCGACCTACGACGGGTGGGTGAAGGCGGGCGCGCCGGCGAGCGACGCGACGTGCACCGGCAAGGCGCCGGAGGCGGGCGTGAAGGCGCTCTCGTGCACGCCGGACACGGTGCTCACCGCGAAGAAGGACTTCGTGATGGAGCCCGGCTCCGCGCTCGATCAGTACGTGTGCTTCGGCGTCGACGTGAACCTCGCGAAGAAGCGCCACATCACCGCGCTCGCGCCGAAGGTCGACAACGCGAAGATCGTGCATCACATCCTCCTCTTCCAATCGAACACGGCGGTGAGCGGCGATCCGTTCCCGTGCGAGGCCTTCGGCTCCGCGGCGTGGAAGCTCGTCGCGGGCTGGGCGCCGGGCGGCGACAACCTCGAGCTCCCGAAGGAGGCGGGCTTCCCGGAGGAGGCCGGCGCGACGCACTGGGTGATCCAGATGCACTACAACAACGCGACCGCGAAGACGGGCACCGATCGCAGCGGCTACGAGCTGTGCACGACGGAGGACCTCCGCCCGAACGACGCCGGCGTGATGGCGCTCGGCTCGATCTCGTTCGCGATCCCGCCGCGCTCGGAGACGACGATCCGCTGCGACTACGCGGTCGACCACCGCCTCAACGGCGCGACCTTCTTCAACGCGTCGCCGCACATGCACACGCGCGGCGCGTCGATGACGACCGAGCGCCTGCCGAACCTCGGACGAGGGACGCCGGAGCCGGTCTTCGAGCAGAAGGCGTTCTCGTTCGAGGCGCAGGCGAACTTCCCGATCGACAAGAAGGTGCAGCTCGGCGACGTGCTCCGGACGCGCTGCGGATGGAAGAACCCGAGCGACCTCACGCTCGGCTTCGGCGAAGGCACGAACGACGAGATGTGCTTCAACTTCATCGGGTACTACCCCGCGGTGAAGGAGCTCTCGATCGGCGTGCCGTTCACGTGGGTGACGCCGGCGACGCTCTCGCTGTGCACGCCGGAGTGA